A single Lactuca sativa cultivar Salinas chromosome 8, Lsat_Salinas_v11, whole genome shotgun sequence DNA region contains:
- the LOC111887379 gene encoding zinc finger CCCH domain-containing protein 39, which translates to MSQHPVNQTTTNIFYKTRICHKFLEGNCGNCDNCTFAHGPIDLHEPPPNWLELVKDKRGQDLNDDQRIIYQMKICHKFAITGECSYGEKCNFLHESPTKFKAQITKRTSGDSMIRFQTMVECSQPNGSHIIKVSTTSSDPNVKFLKNRICSKWEITRTCALGDKCHFAHGIKELNTPVAPMEVHGSTATNSLRLPVTELPPSNFATAIPLKQGEGRGFAKLRLSNKKIKGIYGDWIDDDEEDKQDN; encoded by the exons ATGAGTCAACACCCTGTGAATCAAACAACCACCAACATATTCTACAAGACCCGGATCTGTCACAAGTTTCTAGAGGGAAACTGTGGAAATTGTGACAATTGTACTTTTGCTCATGGACCTATAGATTTACATGAACCCCCACCAAACTGGCTAGAGCTTGTGAAGGATAAAAGAGGACAAGATTTGAATGATGATCAAAGAATCATATACCAGATGAAGATATGTCACAAGTTTGCTATAACCGGTGAATGCTCTTATGGAGAAAAATGTAATTTTCTCCATGAAAGTCCTACAAAATTCAAGGCTCAAATTACAAAAAGAACAAGTGGGGATTCTATGATCAGGTTTCAGACTATGGTTGAATGTAGTCAACCCAATGGCAGTCATATTATCAAAGTTAGTACTACTAGCAGTGATCCTAATGTTAAGTTTTTGAAAAATAGAATTTGTAGTAAGTGGGAAATAACAAGGACATGTGCACTTGGAGATAAATGTCACTTTGCTCATGGGATTAAAG AATTAAATACACCAGTTGCACCCATGGAGGTTCATGGTTCCACTGCCACAAATTCGCTCCGCTTACCAGTGACGGAATTGCCGCCTAGTAATTTTGCCACTGCTATTCCTTTAAAACAAGGTGAAGGAAGGGGGTTTGCAAAGTTAAGATTATCAAATAAGAAGATCAAAGGTATTTATGGAGATTGgattgatgatgatgaagaagacaaGCAAGATAATTAA